One segment of Brassica napus cultivar Da-Ae chromosome C3, Da-Ae, whole genome shotgun sequence DNA contains the following:
- the LOC125583175 gene encoding uncharacterized protein LOC125583175: protein MSKISNLDYAALNLSGDNYLQWALDTKINLRSKELGDAIIEGNKETDKNRYKAISIIRHHLIESLKDQYLTMENPLDLWTALQRRYDLQKMVLLPKAKHEWKNLRFMDYKSVDEYN from the coding sequence atgtcgaaaatctcaaacCTAGACTATGctgcccttaatctctccggagacaactATTTGCAATGGGCACTTGACACAAAGATTAACTTGAGGTCAAAGGAACTCGGTGATGCTATCATCGAGGGCAACAAAGAGACTGATAAGAATCGGTACAAggctataagtattatacgccaCCATCTCATTGAgagtctaaaagatcagtacctCACAATGGAGAATCCACTAGACCTTTGGACCGCTTTACAGCGACGATATGATCTCCAGAAAATGGTGCTATTACCAAAGGCTAAACATGAGTGGAAGAATCTCAGATTCatggactataagtctgtggatgaaTACAATTGA
- the LOC106411138 gene encoding wall-associated receptor kinase-like 8 produces MMVGTGPQIVGCEARCGKETRYYKDADKSCVGYKCCQTKIPPGLQVYDSTVEKLEPCKNVCQEAYLSQEDFSTYTLTSPDLTENVIVTMDLEWRLEVPPNIVPKSSHCEISTSVIRTDDQYKYQCRCRSGYEGNPYLPGGCQDIDECRTIYGVCGKNKCVNVAGSFRCEKTWPAILGGTLSSGLFLIAVGTWWLCKVNKKQKAAKQKRKFFKRNGGLLLEQQMFSLHGNVNKTKLFSSNDLEKATDRFNASRILGQGGQGTVYKRMLEDGMIVAVKKSKALKEENLEELINEIILLSQINHRNVVGILGCCLEREVPILVYEFIPNRSLFDHIQNPSEDFPVTWKVRLCIACEVADALSYLHSAASVPIYHRDVKSTNILLDEKHRAKVSDFGISRSVAIDDTHLTTIVQGTVGYVDPEYLQSSHFTRKSDVYSFGVVLIELLTGGKPVSILRPQEIRMLGVYFLEAMRNHRLYEILDARIKEECDQEEVLAVAKLARRCLSLNSEHRPTMRDVFIELDRMQSKKQGAQNQAENCEEHTHIQIAIPESMSLSYYSPYTVVENSSFSPDSKPIMIHKTL; encoded by the exons ATGATGGTAGGAACAGGGCCTCAAATTGTTGGATGTGAAGCGAGATGTGGGAAAGAGACTCGGTATTACAAAGATGCTGACAAGAGCTGCGTCGGATATAAGTGCTGCCAGACCAAAATTCCTCCGGGTCTTCAAGTGTATGATTCAACCGTGGAGAAACTGGAACCTTGTAAAAACGTATGTCAGGAGGCCTACTTATCACAAGAGGACTTCTCTACGTACACGCTCACCTCACCTGATCTAACAGAAAATGTTATAGTGACCATGGATCTGGAATGGCGTCTTGAAGTTCCCCCCAACATCGTTCCAAAGAGTTCACATTGCGAGATAAGTACAAGCGTAATTCGCACGGATGATCAGTATAAGTATCAATGCAGGTGCAGATCTGGTTATGAAGGAAATCCTTATTTACCTGGTGGATGTCAAG ACATTGATGAGTGCAGAACTATATATGGGGTGTGTGGAAAGAACAAGTGTGTGAATGTGGCTGGATCATTCAGATGTGAAAAAACGTGGCCTGCCATTCTAG GTGGAACTCTAAGCTCTGGATTGTTTCTTATAGCTGTTGGAACGTGGTGGCTATGCAAGGTTAATAAAAAGCAGAAAGCAGCCAAGCAGAAGAGGAAGTTCTTCAAACGAAATGGAGGTTTGTTATTAGAGCAACAAATGTTCTCCCTCCACGGAAATGTCAACAAAACCAAACTGTTCAGTTCCAATGACCTGGAGAAGGCAACAGACAGATTCAACGCGAGCAGAATACTAGGGCAAGGCGGCCAAGGCACAGTTTACAAGCGAATGTTGGAAGATGGGATGATCGTCGCTGTCAAAAAGTCCAAAGCATTGAAAGAAGAGAACCTTGAAGAGTTAATCAATGAGATCATCCTTCTATCGCAGATTAACCACAGAAATGTTGTTGGGATCTTAGGATGTTGTCTTGAGAGGGAGGTGCCTATTTTGGTGTATGAGTTCATCCCCAACAGAAGCCTTTTCGATCATATACAAAACCCATCAGAAGATTTTCCAGTGACTTGGAAAGTACGCCTCTGCATCGCCTGCGAAGTAGCTGATGCACTATCCTACCTGCATTCAGCCGCCTCTGTTCCAATTTATCACAGAGATGTCAAGTCAACAAATATCTTGTTGGATGAGAAGCACCGCGCAAAAGTATCAGATTTTGGGATTTCAAGATCCGTTGCTATAGATGATACTCACCTGACCACAATAGTGCAAGGAACAGTTGGATATGTAGACCCGGAGTACCTCCAGTCAAGCCACTTCACAAGGAAGAGTGACGTCTACAGCTTTGGAGTTGTGCTCATTGAGCTCTTAACTGGGGGAAAACCCGTCTCCATTCTGAGGCCACAAGAAATAAGGATGTTGGGAGTTTACTTCCTCGAAGCCATGAGGAATCACAGACTTTATGAGATTCTAGATGCTCGCATCAAGGAGGAATGTGACCAAGAGGAAGTCCTTGCAGTAGCCAAACTTGCAAGAAGGTGTTTGAGCTTGAACTCAGAACATCGCCCTACCATGAGAGACGTCTTTATCGAACTGGATAGGATGCAATCCAAGAAACAAGGCGCTCAAAACCAAGCAGAAAATTGCGAAGAGCACACACACATCCAGATCGCAATACCCGAGTCTATGTCTCTCAGTTACTATTCTCCGTATACAGTCGTGGAAAACAGCTCATTCTCACCGGACTCAAAACCAATCATGATTCACAAGACACTGTGA
- the BNACNNG15100D gene encoding uncharacterized protein LOC106395675 isoform X1: MSDHLSLCTDRLITAESLESEKDSGESSRLQGKDVASSSSADEAEDARKYYAVVAEEEPLLQSVECRICQEEDITKNLETPCACNGSLKYAHRKCVQRWCNEKGDIICEICHQPYQSGYTAPPPPPPDETIIHIGDDWENGVHLDLSDPRILAMAAAERHFLEADYDEYSESNSSGAAFCRSAALILMALLLLRDALNLTTNPDDEDDPTAFFSLFLLRAAGFLLPCYIMAWAIGILQRRRQRQEAAALAAAEVAFMIHGGVPQRRGLHFAVAPEQPPPISNPTPV; this comes from the exons ATGTCGGATCATTTGAGTTTATGTACCGATCGTCTGATAACGGCCGAGAGCTTGGAATCAGAAAAGGATTCTGGAGAAAGTTCCAGGCTTCAAGGCAAAGATgtggcttcttcttcatctgcgGATGAAGCTGAAGATGCTAGGAAGTACTATGCTGTTGTTGCAGAAGAGGAGCCGCTTCTGCAATCTGTTGAGTGCCGTATTTGCCAGGAGGAAGATATCACTAAGAACTTGGAGACTCCTTGTGCTTGCAATGGCAGTTTGAAG TATGCTCACCGCAAGTGTGTTCAGCGTTGGTGTAATGAGAAAGGCGACATAATCTGCGAAATATGCCACCAG CCTTATCAATCTGGATATACAgcacctccacctcctcctcctgatGAAACTATAATTCACATTGG TGACGACTGGGAGAATGGAGTTCACTTGGACTTGAGCGACCCGCGCATTCTAGCAATGGCTGCGGCGGAACGACATTTCTTGGAAGCTGACTATGACGAGTACTCTGAGTCTAACTCTAGCGGTGCTGCCTTCTGTCGCTCTGCTGCTCTCATC CTGATGGCACTTTTACTGTTACGTGATGCACTAAACCTCACAACTAACCCAGATGACGAGGACGATCCCACTGCCTTCTTCTCT CTTTTCCTTCTTCGTGCTGCTGGTTTTCTCCTCCCATGTTATATCATGGCATGGGCCATCGGTATTCTCCAGCGCCGGAGGCAAAGACAG GAAGCAGCTGCGCTAGCTGCGGCGGAAGTTGCCTTCATGATACACGGTGGTGTGCCACAACGCAGGGGACTACACTTTGCTGTAGCACCAGAGCAGCCGCCGCCAATATCCAACCCAACACCAGTCTGA
- the BNACNNG15100D gene encoding uncharacterized protein LOC106395675 (The RefSeq protein has 2 substitutions compared to this genomic sequence), protein MSDHLSLCTDRLITAESLESEKDSGESSRLQGKDVASSSSADEAEDARKYYAVVAEEEPLLQSVECRICQEEDITKNLETPCACNGSLKYAHRKCVQRWCNEKGDIICEICHQPYQSGYTAPPPPPPDETIIHIGDDWEDGVHLDSSDPRILAMAAAERHFLEADYDEYSESNSSGAAFCRSAALILMALLLLRDALNLTTNPDDEDDPTAFFSLFLLRAAGFLLPCYIMAWAIGILQRRRQRQEAAALAAAEVAFMIHGGVPQRRGLHFAVAPEQPPPISNPTPV, encoded by the exons ATGTCGGATCATTTGAGTTTATGTACCGATCGTCTGATAACGGCCGAGAGCTTGGAATCAGAAAAGGATTCTGGAGAAAGTTCCAGGCTTCAAGGCAAAGATgtggcttcttcttcatctgcgGATGAAGCTGAAGATGCTAGGAAGTACTATGCTGTTGTTGCAGAAGAGGAGCCGCTTCTGCAATCTGTTGAGTGCCGTATTTGCCAGGAGGAAGATATCACTAAGAACTTGGAGACTCCTTGTGCTTGCAATGGCAGTTTGAAG TATGCTCACCGCAAGTGTGTTCAGCGTTGGTGTAATGAGAAAGGCGACATAATCTGCGAAATATGCCACCAG CCTTATCAATCTGGATATACAgcacctccacctcctcctcctgatGAAACTATAATTCACATTGG TGACGACTGGGAGAATGGAGTTCACTTGGACTTGAGCGACCCGCGCATTCTAGCAATGGCTGCGGCGGAACGACATTTCTTGGAAGCTGACTATGACGAGTACTCTGAGTCTAACTCTAGCGGTGCTGCCTTCTGTCGCTCTGCTGCTCTCATC CTGATGGCACTTTTACTGTTACGTGATGCACTAAACCTCACAACTAACCCAGATGACGAGGACGATCCCACTGCCTTCTTCTCT CTTTTCCTTCTTCGTGCTGCTGGTTTTCTCCTCCCATGTTATATCATGGCATGGGCCATCGGTATTCTCCAGCGCCGGAGGCAAAGACAG GAAGCAGCTGCGCTAGCTGCGGCGGAAGTTGCCTTCATGATACACGGTGGTGTGCCACAACGCAGGGGACTACACTTTGCTGTAGCACCAGAGCAGCCGCCGCCAATATCCAACCCAACACCAGTCTGA
- the LOC125583176 gene encoding uncharacterized protein LOC125583176 codes for MRPIGTTSLPEANEAEKKDPKECNHVHDDKRSHGKGRSRNKGRGRDNYSYGRLGNNNNRGRGSSYGCDRGSYGRGRGGISKPSNSTKSACHRCGMKSLKNKNPEAHMVHDTGYDADDDSDLEKEDLLDFETSDCLKD; via the exons atgagacccaTCGGAACAACATCATTACCAGAAGCCAATGAGGctgaaaagaaagatcccaaagaaTGCAACCACGTCCATGATGATAAGAGATCACACGGCAAAGGCCGTAGTAGAAACAAAGGACGTGGCCGTGACAACTACTCATATGGCCGGTTAGGAAAcaacaataaccgtggtcgggGTTCCAGCTATGGCTGTGACCGAGGCAGttatggccgtggtcgaggcggcatatccaaaccgtctAACTCGACCAAATCAGCTTGTCACAGATGCGGGATGA AGAGCcttaagaacaagaacccggaagCCCATATGGTTCATGATACCGGgtatgatgctgatgatgattcCGACCTTGAAAAGGAGGACCTCTTGgattttgagacttctgattgtctcaaagaCTAA
- the LOC106395698 gene encoding malate dehydrogenase, chloroplastic: MAATSAASSISIGSNLSRATSSSSRAQAVNFNYSLPRFTALRSSTLLSGPESSSFAKSLRGSVMKSQSTDTKPYGLNINASYKVAVLGAAGGIGQPLSLLIKMSPLVSTLHLYDIANVKGVAADLSHCNTPSQVRDFTGPAELADCLKDVNVVVIPAGVPRKPGMTRDDLFNINAGIVKTLVEAVADNCPNAFIHIISNPVNSTVPIAAEVLKKKGVYDPKKLFGVTTLDVVRANTFVSQKKNLKLIDVDVPVIGGHAGITILPLLSKTKPSVSFTDEEIEKLTLRIQNAGTEVVDAKAGAGSATLSMAYAAARFVESSLRALDGDGDVYECSFVDSTLTDLPFFASRIKIGRNGVEAVIESDLQGLTEYEQKALEALKPELKASIEKGVAFANKPAN; this comes from the coding sequence ATGGCAGCAACATCAGCAGCTTCTTCGATTTCAATTGGATCAAACCTTTCCAGAGCCACCAGCTCCTCCTCAAGGGCACAAGCTGTTAACTTTAACTACTCTCTCCCTCGTTTCACCGCTCTGAGATCATCCACTCTCCTCTCTGGACCAGAATCCTCATCTTTCGCCAAGTCTCTCCGCGGTTCCGTAATGAAATCCCAATCAACCGACACGAAGCCGTACGGATTGAACATCAACGCATCGTACAAAGTGGCGGTCCTCGGTGCTGCCGGAGGGATCGGTCAGCCTCTGTCACTTCTCATCAAAATGTCTCCTCTCGTCTCCACCCTCCACCTCTACGATATCGCCAACGTCAAGGGAGTCGCCGCTGATTTGAGCCACTGCAACACTCCCTCTCAGGTTCGTGATTTCACCGGACCGGCTGAGCTGGCTGATTGTTTGAAAGATGTCAACGTCGTTGTCATCCCTGCTGGTGTGCCGAGAAAGCCCGGTATGACCCGTGACGATCTCTTCAACATCAACGCCGGTATAGTGAAGACGCTTGTTGAGGCTGTCGCTGATAACTGTCCTAACGCGTTCATCCACATCATCAGCAACCCTGTTAACTCCACCGTCCCCATTGCTGCTGAGGTGTTGAAGAAGAAAGGTGTCTATGATCCCAAGAAGCTCTTTGGTGTCACCACTTTGGATGTTGTGAGGGCTAACACCTTTGTTTCTCAGAAAAAGAACTTGAAGCTCATCGATGTCGATGTTCCCGTCATCGGTGGCCACGCTGGAATCACCATTCTGCCTCTTCTATCCAAGACCAAGCCTTCTGTCAGCTTCACTGACGAAGAGATCGAGAAACTCACTCTGAGGATTCAGAACGCTGGAACCGAGGTTGTGGATGCTAAGGCGGGTGCTGGCTCGGCTACTTTGTCGATGGCCTATGCCGCAGCGAGATTTGTGGAGTCGTCTCTTCGTGCTCTTGACGGAGATGGAGATGTTTACGAGTGCTCGTTCGTGGACTCCACTCTCACTGATCTTCCTTTCTTTGCATCACGGATCAAGATTGGGAGGAACGGAGTTGAAGCTGTGATTGAGTCTGACCTCCAAGGGCTGACTGAGTACGAGCAGAAGGCACTAGAAGCTCTTAAGCCAGAACTGAAAGCTAGCATCGAAAAGGGTGTTGCATTCGCAAACAAACCTGCTAACTAA